A single genomic interval of Bradyrhizobium japonicum USDA 6 harbors:
- the mazG gene encoding nucleoside triphosphate pyrophosphohydrolase → MTPSRDISRLIEIMAALRTPVTGCPWDLEQNFATIAPYTIEEAYEVVEAISRGDLDDLREELGDLLLQVVFHAQMASEQNAFAFGDVVEAITRKMIRRHPHVFADKDGNLASSHVKEVWDRIKAEEKAERAARRPPEETPTHKSLLSGVKAGQPALTRAMELQRKASTVGFDWNDPRAVLAKIREEADEIEAALDRNDSEGLAEETGDLMFALVNLARHVDADPEAALRATNAKFERRFAFIERALEAQGRTLEQASLAEMDALWNAAKSEAKPVSEPRREARR, encoded by the coding sequence ATGACCCCTTCCCGCGACATTTCCCGCCTGATCGAGATCATGGCGGCGCTGCGCACGCCAGTGACCGGCTGCCCCTGGGACCTCGAGCAGAATTTTGCGACGATCGCGCCCTACACGATCGAGGAAGCCTATGAGGTGGTCGAGGCCATCAGCCGCGGCGATCTCGACGATCTCAGAGAGGAGCTCGGCGACCTCCTGCTCCAGGTCGTGTTTCACGCCCAGATGGCTTCGGAGCAGAATGCCTTTGCCTTCGGCGACGTCGTGGAGGCCATCACCCGCAAGATGATCCGGCGCCATCCCCATGTCTTCGCCGACAAGGACGGCAATCTCGCCTCCTCCCACGTCAAGGAAGTCTGGGACCGCATCAAGGCCGAGGAGAAAGCCGAACGTGCGGCGCGCCGGCCGCCGGAGGAAACGCCGACGCACAAGTCGTTGCTCTCGGGCGTCAAGGCCGGCCAGCCCGCGCTGACGCGCGCGATGGAGCTCCAGCGCAAGGCCTCGACCGTCGGCTTCGACTGGAACGACCCGCGCGCGGTGCTGGCGAAGATCCGCGAGGAAGCCGACGAGATCGAGGCCGCGCTCGACCGCAACGACAGCGAGGGGCTGGCGGAAGAGACCGGCGATCTGATGTTCGCACTCGTCAATCTCGCTCGCCACGTCGATGCCGATCCGGAAGCTGCGCTACGCGCGACAAATGCAAAGTTCGAGCGGCGCTTCGCCTTCATCGAGCGCGCGCTCGAGGCGCAGGGCCGGACGCTCGAGCAGGCGTCGCTGGCGGAGATGGACGCGCTGTGGAACGCGGCGAAGAGTGAGGCGAAACCGGTATCGGAGCCTCGCCGAGAGGCCCGCCGCTAG
- a CDS encoding DUF2278 family protein: MPLKHYSVLKGRPIAMRFGTGQSPHYQVHVVADNADFRIAVNVQSGDGSEVEFLVRSHFVHPITDHLAALPEGLHPQPPKPASIALDFIRGNLMQPQEMIPLPLSVPGPDNDLNEKLDQFVQRALSNESAMIYAFGETWGPETKADNYFGFRPGRGIHDIHMNQGNPIGRFSGDNGPWQDGGLVFEFPDQKLWTAVFLKFQTQAWHTDDKTGDPIDLGAPTQPPDPTAPPTGQMPDGLVRIIAALVNALKTPEREVVTLLNTADRDIDLTGWMLADKQKNKMVLSGKIAAGGTLAVVVQKPMELSNQGGIISLLDERGIKVHGVAYTKAQAKNPGLTIPF; the protein is encoded by the coding sequence ATGCCACTGAAGCACTATTCGGTCCTCAAGGGACGCCCGATCGCGATGCGTTTCGGCACCGGCCAGTCGCCGCACTATCAAGTCCATGTCGTGGCCGACAACGCGGATTTCCGCATCGCCGTCAATGTGCAGTCAGGCGACGGAAGCGAAGTCGAGTTCCTGGTGCGATCGCATTTTGTCCATCCGATCACCGATCATCTCGCGGCGCTGCCGGAGGGCCTGCACCCGCAGCCGCCGAAGCCGGCCAGCATCGCGCTGGACTTCATTCGCGGCAATCTGATGCAGCCTCAGGAGATGATCCCGCTGCCGCTGTCCGTGCCTGGACCCGACAATGACCTCAACGAGAAGCTCGACCAGTTCGTCCAGCGCGCGCTCTCAAACGAAAGCGCGATGATCTACGCGTTCGGTGAGACATGGGGGCCGGAGACCAAGGCGGACAATTATTTCGGCTTCCGGCCGGGGCGCGGCATTCACGACATCCATATGAATCAGGGAAATCCGATCGGAAGGTTCTCGGGCGACAACGGGCCATGGCAAGACGGCGGGCTGGTGTTCGAATTCCCGGATCAGAAGCTATGGACGGCGGTCTTCCTCAAATTCCAGACGCAGGCCTGGCACACCGACGACAAGACCGGTGACCCCATCGATCTCGGCGCGCCGACACAGCCGCCAGATCCGACCGCTCCTCCGACCGGGCAAATGCCGGACGGACTCGTGCGCATCATTGCGGCACTCGTCAACGCCTTGAAGACGCCCGAGCGGGAAGTCGTCACGCTGCTCAATACGGCCGATCGCGACATCGATCTCACCGGCTGGATGCTGGCCGACAAGCAGAAGAACAAGATGGTCCTGTCAGGGAAGATCGCGGCCGGGGGCACGCTCGCCGTCGTCGTGCAGAAGCCGATGGAATTGTCGAACCAGGGCGGTATCATTTCGCTGCTGGACGAGCGTGGCATCAAGGTCCACGGCGTCGCCTATACCAAGGCGCAAGCGAAAAATCCGGGCCTGACCATTCCTTTCTAG
- a CDS encoding sensor histidine kinase: protein MTSADTSAAHFDTAPAEEPRRWSVRRWLAPLAVAMALLSALLTFLVLTGLTRIETTPEVVRSFYLINAATILLLVGIIVRELWQLILARRRGRAAARLHVQIVSLFSIVAVLPAVLVAVVANVTIERGLDRLFSGPTKEVIQNSLTIARAYMQDHAQLIRGDILGMANDIAHARPLYDQDRRSFRELLTASAGSRNLPGAMIIDKNTNILESADTGMRLAYSPPAPDFLSNVNESEPEIAVLPDASFVAAVIRLRAFSDTFLYVARPLDPNVVNQLKQTEVSVAEYAQIESRRLGIQVAFALMFAVIALTILMASVLIGLNFANSLVAPIRRLMNAAHTVSTGDLHVKVPVHQSEGDLAQLGETFNKMTQELRSQRDELVNASDLIDSRRRFIEAVLSSASAGIIGVDNSGSVGILNRSAEKLIGHSEAETLGHPLSDVLPELEEMMKTAREGTQRLVQGQITITRDGTERNLSVRVSAEKTSQPHDSYIITLDDITELVSAQRTSAWGDVARRIAHEIKNPLTPIQLSAERIRRKFGKDITETKDKQIFEQCTDTIVRQVDDIRRMVDEFSRFARMPKPVMEGEDVADTVRQAVFLMKVAHPEIDIEAEFKEDPLRAQFDRRLISQAVTNIVKNATEAIEQVPPEELGKDYGKGRIDVVVSREGEDVLIDVIDNGIGLPKVARSRLLEPYVTTRAKGTGLGLAIVGRVLEDHGGRIELKDASDFREGQRGAWMRMRFAISGAPAKSEGTVQASSAANAVTDIAKPPETKQPAAETKEAAEMTNESTKIEASTGI, encoded by the coding sequence ATGACCAGCGCAGACACCTCGGCCGCACACTTCGACACGGCTCCAGCGGAGGAGCCCCGACGTTGGTCGGTGCGGCGCTGGCTGGCGCCCCTTGCCGTGGCGATGGCGTTGCTATCGGCCCTCCTGACCTTCCTGGTCCTGACCGGTCTCACGCGGATCGAAACGACGCCGGAGGTGGTCCGCTCGTTCTATCTGATCAATGCGGCCACGATCCTGCTGCTGGTCGGCATCATCGTCCGCGAGCTCTGGCAGCTGATCCTGGCGCGGCGGCGGGGCCGGGCGGCGGCGCGCCTCCACGTCCAGATCGTCAGCCTGTTCTCGATCGTGGCGGTGCTGCCGGCGGTGCTGGTCGCCGTCGTCGCCAACGTCACCATCGAGCGCGGCCTCGACCGGCTGTTCTCCGGCCCGACCAAGGAGGTGATCCAGAATTCGCTGACGATCGCGCGCGCCTACATGCAGGACCACGCGCAGCTGATCCGCGGCGACATTCTCGGCATGGCCAATGACATCGCCCACGCCCGGCCGCTCTACGACCAGGACCGCCGCTCGTTCCGCGAGCTGCTGACCGCCAGCGCCGGCTCCCGCAACCTGCCGGGCGCGATGATCATCGACAAGAACACCAACATCCTGGAATCGGCCGACACCGGCATGCGGCTCGCCTATTCGCCGCCGGCGCCGGACTTCCTCAGCAACGTCAACGAATCCGAGCCCGAGATCGCGGTGTTGCCGGACGCGAGCTTCGTCGCCGCCGTGATCCGCCTGCGCGCCTTCAGCGACACCTTCCTCTACGTCGCGCGGCCGCTCGATCCGAACGTCGTCAACCAGCTCAAGCAGACCGAGGTCAGCGTCGCCGAATACGCCCAGATCGAGTCGCGCCGGCTCGGCATCCAGGTCGCCTTCGCGCTGATGTTCGCGGTGATCGCGCTCACCATCCTGATGGCCTCGGTGCTGATCGGCCTCAACTTCGCCAACTCGCTGGTGGCCCCGATCCGGAGGCTGATGAACGCGGCCCACACGGTCTCGACCGGCGACCTCCATGTGAAGGTGCCCGTGCATCAGTCGGAAGGCGACCTCGCCCAGCTGGGTGAGACCTTCAACAAGATGACGCAGGAATTGCGCAGCCAGCGCGACGAGCTCGTCAACGCCAGCGATCTCATCGACAGCCGCCGCCGCTTCATCGAGGCCGTGCTGTCCTCGGCGAGCGCCGGCATCATCGGCGTCGACAATTCGGGCAGCGTCGGCATTCTCAACCGCTCCGCCGAGAAGCTGATCGGGCACTCCGAAGCCGAGACGCTCGGCCATCCGCTCTCCGACGTGCTGCCCGAGCTCGAGGAGATGATGAAGACGGCGCGGGAAGGGACCCAGCGCCTGGTACAGGGCCAGATCACGATCACGCGCGACGGCACCGAGCGCAACCTGTCGGTCCGCGTCAGCGCCGAGAAGACCAGCCAGCCGCACGACAGCTACATCATCACGCTCGACGACATCACCGAGCTGGTCTCGGCGCAGCGCACCTCGGCCTGGGGCGACGTCGCGCGCCGCATCGCGCATGAAATCAAGAATCCTCTGACGCCGATCCAGCTCTCGGCCGAGCGCATCCGCCGCAAGTTCGGCAAGGACATCACCGAGACCAAGGACAAGCAGATCTTCGAGCAGTGCACCGACACCATCGTGCGGCAGGTCGACGATATCCGCCGCATGGTCGACGAGTTCTCGCGCTTCGCACGGATGCCGAAGCCGGTGATGGAGGGCGAGGACGTCGCCGACACCGTGCGGCAGGCGGTGTTCCTGATGAAGGTCGCCCATCCCGAGATCGATATCGAGGCCGAATTCAAGGAAGATCCGCTGCGCGCCCAGTTCGACCGGCGGCTGATCTCCCAGGCGGTCACCAACATCGTCAAGAACGCCACCGAGGCGATCGAGCAGGTCCCGCCGGAGGAACTCGGCAAGGATTACGGCAAGGGCCGCATCGACGTCGTGGTCTCGCGCGAGGGCGAGGACGTGCTGATCGACGTCATCGACAACGGCATCGGCCTGCCCAAGGTCGCGCGCTCGCGGCTCCTCGAGCCTTATGTGACGACGCGGGCCAAGGGCACCGGCCTTGGCCTGGCGATCGTCGGCCGCGTGCTCGAAGACCATGGCGGGCGTATCGAGCTGAAGGACGCTTCCGATTTCCGCGAGGGCCAGCGCGGCGCGTGGATGCGAATGCGTTTTGCGATCTCCGGCGCCCCCGCGAAGAGCGAGGGGACCGTGCAGGCATCGTCGGCCGCAAACGCGGTCACGGACATCGCCAAGCCCCCCGAAACAAAACAGCCGGCCGCCGAAACCAAAGAGGCGGCTGAAATGACCAATGAATCAACGAAGATCGAAGCCTCAACGGGCATCTGA
- the ntrX gene encoding nitrogen assimilation response regulator NtrX has translation MASEILIVDDEADIRDLVAGILEDEGFVTRTARDSDTALAEIANRRPHLVFLDIWLQGSKLDGLQLLEQVKKDNADLPVVMISGHGNIETAVAAIKRGAYDFIEKPFKADRLILVANRALENSRLKREVKELKQLAPSASSLVGRSPSMNQLRQTIDRAAKANSRILIVGPAGAGKELTARTLHTASGRADGPFVVINAAAITPERMEHEMFGVEQSNGEQPRKPGALEEAHGGTLFIDEIADMPRETQNKILRVLVEQSFQRVGGTAKVQVDVRIISSTARNLEEEIAAGHFREDLYHRLSVVPIRVPALSERREDIPELIDYFMEQISAGSGLPKRQIGQDAMAVLQSHVWPGNVRQLRNNVERVMILAAGGPEVIITADMLPQDVGSMVPAMPTSNNGEHIMGLPLREAREVFERDYLIAQISRFSGNISRTAEFVGMERSALHRKLKALGVG, from the coding sequence ATGGCAAGTGAAATTCTGATTGTCGATGATGAGGCCGATATTCGCGATCTCGTCGCGGGCATTCTCGAAGACGAGGGCTTCGTGACCCGGACCGCTCGCGACAGCGATACGGCGCTCGCCGAGATCGCCAATCGCAGGCCGCATCTGGTGTTTCTCGACATCTGGCTCCAGGGCTCTAAGCTCGACGGCTTGCAGCTGCTGGAGCAGGTCAAGAAGGACAATGCCGATCTGCCGGTCGTGATGATCTCCGGCCACGGCAACATCGAGACCGCGGTCGCCGCGATCAAGCGCGGCGCCTACGATTTCATCGAGAAGCCGTTCAAGGCCGACCGGCTGATCCTGGTCGCGAACAGAGCGCTCGAGAACTCTCGGCTCAAGCGCGAGGTCAAGGAGCTGAAGCAGCTCGCGCCGAGCGCAAGCTCGCTCGTCGGCCGCTCGCCGAGCATGAACCAGCTGCGCCAGACCATCGACCGCGCGGCCAAGGCCAACAGCCGCATCCTGATCGTCGGCCCGGCCGGCGCCGGCAAGGAGCTGACCGCGCGCACGCTGCATACGGCCTCGGGCCGCGCCGATGGTCCCTTCGTCGTGATCAATGCCGCTGCGATCACGCCGGAGCGGATGGAGCACGAGATGTTCGGCGTAGAACAGTCCAATGGCGAGCAGCCGCGCAAGCCCGGCGCGCTCGAGGAAGCCCATGGCGGCACGCTGTTCATCGACGAGATCGCGGACATGCCGCGCGAGACCCAGAACAAGATCTTGCGCGTGCTGGTCGAGCAGTCGTTCCAGCGCGTCGGCGGCACCGCCAAGGTGCAGGTCGACGTCCGCATCATCTCCTCCACCGCGCGAAATCTCGAAGAGGAGATCGCGGCCGGCCATTTCCGCGAAGACCTCTATCATCGGCTGTCGGTCGTGCCGATCCGCGTGCCCGCGCTCTCGGAGCGGCGCGAGGACATCCCGGAATTGATCGACTATTTCATGGAGCAGATCTCGGCCGGCAGCGGCCTGCCCAAGCGGCAGATCGGGCAGGACGCGATGGCGGTGCTGCAATCGCATGTGTGGCCGGGCAACGTGCGCCAGCTCCGCAACAACGTTGAGAGAGTCATGATTCTGGCCGCGGGCGGACCGGAGGTGATCATCACCGCCGACATGCTGCCGCAGGATGTCGGCTCGATGGTGCCGGCGATGCCGACCAGCAACAATGGCGAGCACATCATGGGGCTGCCGCTGCGTGAAGCGCGCGAAGTGTTCGAGCGCGACTATTTGATTGCACAGATAAGCCGTTTTTCAGGAAATATTTCTCGCACGGCTGAGTTTGTTGGCATGGAACGTTCGGCGCTGCACCGGAAGCTGAAGGCGCTCGGCGTCGGCTGA
- the hflX gene encoding GTPase HflX, translating into MEPRNFDGEADRPRSAGAKQTGRVLVIGPYLRVRAGGADTQSESHVQRDAEARLDEAAGLARAIDLVIADAIIAPISQIRPATYIGKGKVEEIAALAKSLDVELVVMDCALAPIQQRNLEKELHAKVLDRTGLILEIFGRRAKTREGSLQVELAHLNYQRSRLVRSWTHLERQRGGFGFMGGPGETQIEADRRLIQERISKLEGELKKVQATRRLHRAGRQRVPYRVVALVGYTNAGKSTLFNRLTRADVQAADMLFATLDPTLRALTLPHGGKAMLSDTVGFISNLPTQLVAAFRATLEEVLEANVILHVRDISHEDAEAQQSDVDAVLRQLGINPDDSGRIIEVWNKIDRYDAEQREELLNIAARRPEDHPAMLVSAVSGEGIDALLAAIEERLAAKRTTLDLSIDAADGAGISWLHRNAEVLAKELHDGRFDMTVRVDETKRDIVVNRFDAVPRVA; encoded by the coding sequence TTGGAACCCCGGAATTTCGACGGGGAGGCCGACCGTCCGCGGTCGGCAGGGGCGAAGCAGACGGGGCGGGTGCTTGTCATCGGCCCCTACTTGCGTGTGCGCGCGGGCGGTGCCGACACGCAATCGGAAAGCCATGTTCAGCGTGACGCGGAGGCCCGGCTCGATGAGGCCGCCGGCCTCGCGCGGGCGATCGACCTCGTCATTGCTGACGCCATCATCGCGCCGATCAGCCAGATCCGCCCCGCGACCTATATCGGCAAGGGCAAGGTCGAGGAGATCGCCGCGCTGGCCAAGAGCCTCGACGTCGAGCTCGTAGTCATGGATTGCGCGCTGGCGCCGATCCAGCAGCGCAATCTCGAGAAGGAATTGCACGCCAAGGTGCTCGACCGCACCGGCCTCATCCTGGAAATCTTCGGCCGCCGCGCCAAGACCAGGGAAGGCTCGCTCCAGGTCGAGCTTGCGCATCTCAACTACCAGCGCTCGCGCCTCGTTCGCTCCTGGACCCATCTGGAACGCCAGCGCGGCGGTTTCGGCTTCATGGGCGGTCCCGGCGAGACGCAGATCGAGGCCGACCGCCGCCTGATCCAGGAGCGCATCTCGAAACTCGAGGGCGAGCTGAAGAAGGTGCAGGCAACGCGGCGGCTGCATCGCGCCGGGCGCCAGCGCGTGCCGTATCGCGTCGTCGCGCTGGTCGGCTACACCAATGCCGGCAAGTCGACGCTGTTCAACCGCCTGACGCGCGCCGACGTTCAGGCCGCCGACATGCTGTTCGCCACACTCGATCCGACCCTGCGCGCGCTCACCTTGCCGCATGGCGGCAAGGCGATGCTGTCCGACACCGTCGGCTTCATCTCCAACCTGCCGACCCAGCTCGTCGCGGCCTTCCGCGCCACGCTGGAAGAGGTGCTAGAAGCCAACGTCATCCTGCATGTGCGCGACATCTCGCACGAGGATGCCGAGGCCCAGCAGAGCGACGTCGACGCGGTGCTGCGCCAGCTCGGCATCAACCCTGACGATTCCGGCCGCATCATCGAGGTCTGGAACAAGATCGACCGTTACGATGCCGAACAGCGCGAAGAGCTTCTGAATATCGCCGCGCGCCGGCCGGAGGATCACCCGGCGATGCTGGTCTCGGCCGTGTCAGGCGAGGGGATCGACGCACTGCTCGCCGCGATCGAGGAACGGCTCGCCGCAAAGCGCACCACGCTCGATCTCTCCATCGACGCCGCCGACGGCGCCGGCATCAGCTGGCTGCATCGAAATGCGGAGGTGCTGGCGAAAGAGCTGCACGACGGCCGCTTCGACATGACCGTACGGGTCGACGAGACCAAGCGGGATATCGTGGTGAACCGGTTCGATGCCGTGCCGCGCGTGGCGTGA
- the queC gene encoding 7-cyano-7-deazaguanine synthase QueC: MSDAFSSQTALVLFSGGQDSTTCLAWALSRFARVETLGFDYGQRHAIELACRDRLFDGIKGLRTDWAARLGESHTLSIPTLAAVSETALTRDVAIAMGADGLPNTFVPGRNLVFLTFAAALAYRRGITHIVGGMCETDYSGYPDCRDDTIRAMQAALSLGMARQFELHTPLMWIDKAATWQLAHDLGGAGLVDLIREQSHTCYLGERGAQHDWGYGCGECPACSLRAKGWREFAAGR, encoded by the coding sequence ATGAGTGACGCATTTTCATCACAAACCGCGCTGGTGCTGTTTTCCGGCGGCCAGGACTCCACCACCTGCCTCGCCTGGGCGCTGAGCCGCTTTGCGCGCGTGGAGACGCTGGGGTTCGACTACGGCCAGCGCCATGCCATCGAGCTTGCCTGCCGCGACCGGCTGTTCGACGGCATCAAGGGCCTGCGCACGGACTGGGCCGCAAGGCTCGGCGAGAGCCACACGCTGTCGATCCCGACGCTGGCAGCCGTGTCCGAGACGGCGCTGACGCGCGACGTCGCGATCGCGATGGGCGCCGACGGCCTGCCGAACACGTTCGTGCCCGGCCGCAATCTGGTGTTCCTGACGTTTGCCGCAGCGCTCGCCTACCGGCGCGGCATCACCCACATCGTCGGCGGCATGTGCGAGACCGATTATTCCGGCTACCCCGATTGCCGCGACGACACCATCCGCGCCATGCAGGCCGCGCTCTCGCTCGGCATGGCCAGGCAATTCGAGCTGCACACGCCGCTGATGTGGATCGACAAGGCGGCGACGTGGCAGCTCGCCCACGACCTCGGCGGCGCGGGGCTGGTCGACCTCATCCGCGAGCAGTCGCACACCTGCTATCTCGGCGAACGCGGCGCGCAGCATGATTGGGGATACGGATGCGGCGAGTGCCCGGCGTGCAGCTTGCGAGCGAAGGGGTGGCGGGAGTTTGCGGCGGGCAGGTAG
- the ntrC gene encoding nitrogen regulation protein NR(I): MPAGSILVADDDTAIRTVLNQALSRAGYEVRLTGNAATLWRWVSQGEGDLVITDVVMPDENAFDLLPRIKKMRPNLPVIVMSAQNTFMTAIRASERGAYEYLPKPFDLKELIAIVGRALAEPKERVSTPDEDAEMEAIPLVGRSPAMQEIYRVLARLMQTDLTVMITGESGTGKELVARALHDYGKRRNGPFVAVNMAAIPRDLIESELFGHERGAFTGANTRASGRFEQAEGGTLFLDEIGDMPMEAQTRLLRVLQQGEYTTVGGRTPIKTDVRIVAASNKDLRVLIQQGLFREDLFFRLNVVPLRLPPLRERIEDLPDLVRHFFSLAEKDGLPPKKLDALALERMKQHRWPGNVRELENLARRLAALYPQDVITGSVIDGELAPPTVSPGAAVQQGVDNLGGAVEAYLSSHFQGFPNGVPPPGLYHRILKEIEVPLLTAALAATRGNQIRAADLLGLNRNTLRKKIRDLDIQVYRSGG; encoded by the coding sequence ATGCCCGCAGGTAGCATTCTCGTTGCTGATGACGACACCGCCATCCGCACGGTTCTCAATCAGGCACTATCCCGCGCCGGCTATGAAGTCCGGCTCACCGGCAATGCCGCAACGCTGTGGCGATGGGTCAGCCAGGGGGAGGGCGATCTCGTCATCACCGACGTGGTGATGCCCGACGAGAACGCGTTCGACCTGCTGCCGCGGATCAAGAAGATGCGGCCGAATCTGCCCGTCATCGTCATGAGCGCGCAGAACACGTTCATGACCGCGATCCGCGCCTCCGAACGCGGGGCGTACGAATATCTGCCAAAGCCCTTCGACCTGAAGGAGCTGATCGCCATCGTCGGCCGCGCGCTGGCCGAGCCGAAGGAACGGGTCTCGACGCCGGACGAGGACGCCGAGATGGAGGCGATCCCGCTGGTCGGCCGTTCGCCGGCGATGCAGGAAATCTACCGCGTGCTGGCGCGTCTGATGCAGACCGACCTCACCGTGATGATCACGGGCGAGTCCGGTACCGGCAAGGAGCTGGTGGCGCGCGCGCTGCACGATTACGGCAAGCGCCGCAACGGCCCGTTCGTCGCGGTCAACATGGCGGCGATCCCGCGTGACCTCATCGAGTCCGAACTGTTCGGCCACGAGCGCGGCGCCTTCACCGGCGCCAACACCCGCGCCTCGGGCCGGTTCGAGCAGGCCGAGGGCGGCACGCTGTTCCTGGACGAGATCGGCGACATGCCCATGGAGGCGCAGACCCGCCTGCTGCGCGTGCTGCAGCAGGGCGAATACACTACCGTCGGTGGCCGCACTCCGATCAAGACCGACGTGCGGATCGTCGCGGCGTCCAACAAGGACCTGCGCGTCCTGATCCAGCAGGGCCTGTTCCGCGAGGATCTGTTCTTCCGCCTCAACGTCGTGCCGCTGCGGCTGCCCCCCTTGCGCGAGCGCATCGAAGACCTGCCGGACCTCGTGCGGCACTTCTTCTCGCTGGCCGAGAAGGACGGCTTGCCCCCGAAGAAGCTCGATGCGCTGGCGCTGGAGCGGATGAAGCAGCACCGCTGGCCCGGCAACGTGCGCGAGCTCGAGAACCTCGCCCGGCGCCTCGCCGCGCTCTACCCGCAGGACGTGATCACGGGCTCCGTCATCGACGGAGAGCTGGCGCCCCCGACGGTCAGCCCCGGTGCCGCGGTCCAGCAGGGCGTCGACAATCTCGGTGGCGCGGTGGAGGCCTATCTGTCCTCGCACTTCCAGGGATTCCCGAACGGCGTACCGCCGCCGGGCCTCTATCATCGCATCCTCAAGGAGATCGAGGTGCCGCTGCTCACGGCCGCGCTCGCCGCCACCCGCGGCAACCAGATCCGCGCCGCCGATTTGCTCGGCCTCAACCGCAACACGCTGCGGAAGAAGATCCGGGATCTCGATATCCAGGTGTATCGGAGCGGGGGCTAG
- a CDS encoding nitrile hydratase accessory protein — translation MSSTAAAAATAAIPSIPRDDDGPVFRAPWEAHAFAMALTLHERGVFTWPEWAAALASEIKRAQAAGDPDTGETYYLHWLATLEGLVASKGVASTETLHRYRDAWDHAADRTPHGKPIELKPEDFG, via the coding sequence ATGAGCAGCACGGCTGCGGCCGCCGCGACGGCGGCCATTCCGAGCATCCCGCGCGATGACGACGGCCCGGTGTTCCGCGCACCCTGGGAAGCGCATGCGTTTGCGATGGCGCTGACGCTGCACGAGCGCGGCGTGTTCACCTGGCCGGAATGGGCCGCAGCCTTGGCCTCCGAGATCAAGCGCGCGCAAGCTGCCGGCGACCCTGACACGGGCGAGACCTATTACCTGCACTGGCTCGCCACGCTGGAAGGTTTGGTCGCAAGCAAGGGTGTCGCATCGACGGAGACGCTGCACCGCTACCGCGACGCCTGGGACCACGCCGCCGACCGTACGCCGCACGGCAAGCCGATCGAGCTAAAGCCGGAGGATTTTGGCTAG
- the hfq gene encoding RNA chaperone Hfq → MAADRAQNLQDTFLNHVRKTKTPLTIFLVNGVKLQGIVTWFDNFCLLLRRDGHSQLVYKHAISTIMPGAPIQLFEGGEDQPA, encoded by the coding sequence ATGGCGGCAGACCGCGCACAAAACCTACAGGACACCTTCCTCAATCACGTTCGCAAAACCAAGACGCCACTGACGATCTTTCTGGTCAACGGAGTGAAGCTCCAGGGCATCGTGACCTGGTTCGACAATTTCTGTTTGCTGCTTCGGCGCGACGGTCACTCGCAGCTTGTCTACAAGCATGCGATCTCGACCATCATGCCGGGCGCTCCGATCCAGTTGTTCGAAGGCGGCGAGGATCAGCCGGCTTGA